Proteins found in one Serinicoccus marinus DSM 15273 genomic segment:
- a CDS encoding sensor histidine kinase — translation MLVDIVLGVVALVVLPRVLHRDSGPPQWLLDPRRERRALRWGLLVIACSAFSGGAFLPALIAVSSLSARRRPTWIAAAVLALMGVLVVGLLLESQAYPRGDLLLVTFAGVGLATVLVVTGLYQGSRRALLHSLRREAATARAGQQARAEQARTAERTRIAREMHDTVSHRLALVALHAGGLEYRDDLTPEQVRVTMGTIRRAVQEASEELANTLTVLRSDGADALPAPTMVDIQRVLEEVVEAGAQIETDLSMPVQEPPATLTSHLHRVVQECLTNALKHAPGQPISVRVDGAVDDGIHVVISNPLPDRDVAARGSRVGLVGLNERVALAGGRFRAEAQGRSFVVRAWLPWQS, via the coding sequence ATGCTCGTGGACATCGTCCTCGGTGTCGTCGCACTGGTCGTGCTGCCCCGAGTCCTGCACCGCGACAGCGGCCCGCCGCAGTGGCTGCTCGATCCGCGGCGGGAGCGTAGGGCGTTGCGCTGGGGCCTGCTGGTGATCGCCTGCTCGGCCTTCTCGGGGGGAGCGTTCCTGCCAGCCCTCATCGCGGTCAGCTCGCTGTCGGCTCGGCGTCGCCCGACGTGGATCGCCGCAGCCGTCCTGGCCCTGATGGGCGTCCTCGTCGTGGGTCTTCTCCTCGAGAGCCAGGCATATCCACGTGGTGACCTTCTGCTGGTCACCTTCGCCGGGGTGGGACTGGCCACCGTCCTCGTGGTGACCGGCCTCTATCAGGGCAGCCGTCGGGCGTTGCTGCACTCGCTGCGACGTGAGGCGGCGACCGCACGCGCCGGCCAGCAGGCCCGCGCCGAGCAGGCCAGAACGGCAGAGCGAACCAGGATCGCCCGGGAGATGCATGACACGGTCTCCCACCGACTCGCCCTCGTCGCGCTGCATGCGGGTGGGCTGGAGTACCGCGACGATCTGACTCCGGAACAGGTCAGGGTGACCATGGGCACGATCCGCCGAGCAGTCCAGGAGGCCTCGGAGGAGCTGGCCAATACCCTCACGGTCCTGCGCAGCGACGGCGCCGATGCGCTGCCCGCTCCCACCATGGTCGACATCCAGCGAGTGCTCGAGGAGGTCGTCGAGGCCGGAGCCCAGATCGAGACAGACCTCTCCATGCCTGTTCAGGAGCCGCCCGCGACGCTGACGTCCCACCTGCACCGGGTCGTCCAGGAGTGCCTGACGAACGCGCTCAAACATGCACCGGGCCAGCCGATATCGGTGCGCGTCGACGGAGCCGTCGATGACGGCATCCACGTGGTGATCAGCAACCCGCTGCCTGACCGGGACGTTGCGGCGAGGGGATCACGGGTCGGTCTGGTCGGCCTCAACGAACGGGTGGCGTTGGCTGGTGGCAGGTTCCGGGCAGAGGCACAGGGTCGGAGCTTCGTCGTGCGAGCATGGTTGCCGTGGCAGAGTTGA
- a CDS encoding response regulator — protein MVAVAELRVLLVDDEALIRAGLRLVLEGSQEITIAGEARDGIEAEQLARELRPDVVLMDVRMPRRDGVAATAAVRALPDAPAVVVLTAFATDEFVLGALRAGAAGFLLKHTSPGQLVNAIRQAAAGTMTFSPEALNRLLSAAGSPAPGTERVARLSEREAQIAERVAQGLTNADIAEQLHLSLPTVKTHLARIFDKLAVTNRVQVALLVREAGR, from the coding sequence ATGGTTGCCGTGGCAGAGTTGAGGGTCCTTCTCGTCGACGATGAGGCGCTCATCCGGGCGGGGCTTCGGCTCGTGCTGGAGGGGTCGCAGGAGATCACCATCGCGGGGGAAGCGCGGGACGGGATCGAGGCAGAGCAGCTGGCACGCGAGTTGCGTCCCGACGTCGTCCTCATGGACGTGCGGATGCCGCGCCGAGACGGGGTGGCGGCGACCGCAGCGGTCCGGGCCCTGCCCGACGCTCCCGCCGTGGTCGTGTTGACAGCTTTCGCGACCGATGAGTTCGTCCTCGGGGCACTGCGCGCGGGAGCCGCCGGCTTCTTGCTCAAACATACGTCCCCCGGGCAACTGGTCAATGCGATCAGGCAGGCCGCTGCAGGGACGATGACCTTCTCGCCCGAAGCGCTCAACCGGTTGCTCTCGGCCGCAGGGTCTCCCGCGCCAGGGACGGAGCGGGTGGCGAGATTGTCCGAGCGGGAAGCTCAGATCGCCGAACGGGTCGCACAGGGCCTGACCAATGCGGACATCGCCGAGCAGCTCCACCTCTCGTTGCCCACGGTGAAGACCCACCTGGCGCGCATCTTCGACAAACTGGCGGTGACCAACCGGGTGCAGGTCGCGCTCCTGGTGCGCGAAGCGGGGCGCTGA
- the dnaB gene encoding replicative DNA helicase, which translates to MTLSEMDVYGPPDQGAPSGPEDRLPPQDVAAERSALGSMMLSKDAIAECSEMVKAQDFYRPAHEGIFEACVDLYSRGEPVDAITVGDELTKRGDLQRIGGTAYLHQLIAEVPTAANAAFYAEIVAERAVLRRLVDAGTRIVQIGYQGGDVEDIVNAAQAEVYAVADKRGGEDYQALGMLIEPTMDEIEHAAGSSGEMTGVPTGFTELDELTNGLHPGQMVIIAARPAVGKSTIALDFARAAAIKHQMATVVFSLEMSRTEITMRLLSAESEIPLQNMRKGNMRDRDWTRLAETQGRITDAPLFIDDSPNMSLMEIRAKCRRLKQRNNLKLVIIDYLQLMSSGKRVESRQQEVAEFSRALKLLAKELEVPVIALSQLNRGPEQRTDKKPQMSDLRESGCLTADTRVLRADTGAEVTLGELHEQGATDVPVWSLDESLRYVRRHLTHVFATGTRPVFRLTLTSGKTLTATENHPFLAYDGWKALGDLHAGDRIAVPRHVPAPERHEPWADDADVVSLADDLVEGRASRLPDEAWFMSKRQIAVLVAAMWSREGQVGVSPHEERPTISLPGNPSVLDQIARQLLRFGISTEQRSSVAGAVLGVVERDDQRRFLQEVAPHGDLGPDVAGALALVRNGAGHAAAPRLSEPSPLWAEVGKVMRREDAGSLSSVVDVLDKEELDLAAVNDVLFGQIQSVELVGIEEVYDATVLGGHNFVANGIAVHNSIEQDADVVILLHRESLYERESPREGEADVIVAKHRNGPTDTVVVAFQGHYSRFTNMASNF; encoded by the coding sequence ATGACGCTGAGCGAGATGGACGTCTACGGACCGCCGGACCAGGGTGCGCCGAGCGGCCCGGAGGACCGTCTTCCTCCTCAGGATGTCGCCGCCGAGCGCAGCGCGCTGGGCTCCATGATGCTGTCCAAGGACGCCATCGCCGAGTGCTCGGAGATGGTCAAGGCCCAGGACTTCTACCGCCCGGCGCACGAGGGCATCTTCGAGGCCTGCGTGGACCTCTACTCCCGCGGCGAGCCGGTCGACGCGATCACGGTCGGTGACGAGCTGACCAAGCGCGGCGACCTGCAGCGGATCGGCGGGACGGCATACCTGCACCAGCTCATCGCCGAGGTCCCGACCGCCGCCAACGCCGCGTTCTACGCCGAGATCGTCGCCGAGCGCGCGGTGCTGCGGCGGCTCGTGGACGCCGGCACCCGGATCGTGCAGATCGGCTACCAGGGGGGCGACGTCGAGGACATCGTCAACGCCGCGCAGGCCGAGGTGTATGCCGTCGCCGACAAGCGCGGGGGCGAGGACTACCAGGCGCTCGGCATGCTCATCGAGCCCACGATGGACGAGATCGAGCACGCGGCCGGGTCCTCGGGGGAGATGACCGGTGTGCCGACGGGGTTCACCGAGCTCGACGAGCTCACCAACGGCCTGCACCCCGGGCAGATGGTCATCATCGCGGCCAGGCCTGCTGTCGGGAAGTCGACCATCGCCCTGGATTTCGCCCGGGCCGCGGCGATCAAGCATCAGATGGCGACGGTCGTCTTCTCCCTGGAGATGAGCCGGACCGAGATCACCATGCGCCTGCTGTCGGCGGAGTCGGAGATCCCGCTGCAGAACATGCGCAAGGGCAACATGCGCGACCGCGACTGGACCCGGCTGGCCGAGACCCAGGGCCGCATCACCGACGCCCCGCTCTTCATCGACGACAGCCCCAACATGTCGCTCATGGAGATCCGCGCCAAGTGTCGCCGGCTCAAGCAGCGCAACAACCTCAAGCTCGTGATCATCGACTACCTGCAGCTCATGAGCTCGGGCAAGCGGGTCGAGTCGCGCCAGCAAGAGGTCGCGGAGTTCTCCCGCGCGCTCAAGCTGCTGGCCAAGGAGCTCGAGGTGCCGGTCATCGCGCTGTCGCAGCTCAACCGAGGGCCGGAGCAGCGGACGGACAAGAAGCCGCAGATGAGCGACCTTCGTGAGTCGGGCTGCCTCACCGCTGACACGCGCGTGCTGCGCGCCGACACTGGGGCCGAGGTCACGCTCGGTGAGCTTCACGAGCAGGGCGCGACCGACGTGCCGGTGTGGTCCCTCGACGAGTCCCTGCGGTATGTCCGGCGTCATCTCACCCACGTCTTCGCCACCGGGACGCGGCCGGTGTTCCGACTCACTCTCACCTCGGGCAAGACCCTGACAGCGACGGAGAACCACCCCTTCCTGGCCTACGACGGCTGGAAGGCCCTCGGCGACCTGCACGCCGGCGACCGCATCGCCGTGCCGCGCCACGTCCCTGCGCCGGAGCGGCATGAGCCGTGGGCCGACGACGCCGATGTGGTCTCCCTGGCCGACGATCTCGTCGAGGGTCGGGCGTCTCGGCTCCCGGACGAGGCGTGGTTCATGTCTAAGCGTCAGATCGCCGTGCTCGTCGCTGCGATGTGGTCCCGCGAGGGGCAGGTGGGTGTGAGCCCGCACGAGGAGCGACCCACGATCTCCCTTCCCGGGAACCCGTCGGTGCTCGATCAGATCGCCCGACAGTTGCTGCGCTTCGGAATCAGCACGGAGCAGCGGAGTTCAGTGGCGGGCGCCGTCCTGGGCGTTGTGGAGCGGGACGACCAGCGCCGCTTCCTCCAGGAGGTCGCGCCTCATGGCGACCTGGGGCCAGACGTGGCGGGGGCTCTCGCGCTGGTGCGAAACGGTGCAGGCCACGCCGCCGCGCCTCGGCTGTCGGAGCCTTCTCCGCTGTGGGCCGAGGTGGGCAAGGTCATGAGGCGTGAGGATGCTGGCTCGTTGAGCTCGGTGGTCGATGTGCTGGACAAGGAGGAGCTGGACCTCGCAGCCGTCAACGACGTGCTCTTCGGGCAGATCCAGTCGGTGGAGCTGGTGGGCATCGAGGAGGTCTACGACGCCACCGTGCTCGGTGGCCACAACTTCGTCGCCAACGGCATCGCGGTTCACAACTCGATCGAGCAGGACGCCGACGTCGTGATCCTGCTGCACCGCGAGTCGCTCTACGAGCGGGAGTCGCCTCGCGAGGGCGAGGCGGACGTCATTGTTGCCAAGCACAGGAACGGCCCGACTGACACTGTGGTTGTCGCATTCCAGGGCCACTACAGCCGATTCACGAATATGGCCAGCAACTTCTGA
- a CDS encoding MATE family efflux transporter has translation MTEDGAHGGHGQAREILRLAVPAFLALVAEPLFLLADSAIVGNLGTAALAGLGVASAVLLTAVNIFIFLAYGTTAVVARRLGAGDERGAVSAGIDGVWLALLLGAVGAAFTALLAQPLVQLFGAGDAVVAEAVTYLRWSALGIPSMLVVLAATGVLRGLQDTRTPLVASVVGFTGNAALSLMLVHGVGWGIAGAAIGTVVAQTGMALGLVLVVVRGARRLGSSLTFHGAGVLRAARGGIPLLVRTIALRAALLLTTWSAAGLGDEQLAAHQVALTVWSTLAFALDALAIAAQALTGKTLGASDVTGTREATALMVRWSVWFGVILAVLIVALHRVIPLGFSQDADVRAALAAALLVVAVGQPIAGIAFILDGVLIGAGDTRWLAWAQTAATVAYLPMVLGVRLSGVDGTTGLIWLWVAFTGFMTVRSMLMWRRARGEAWMVVGAER, from the coding sequence GTGACCGAGGACGGGGCGCACGGCGGGCACGGTCAGGCACGGGAGATCCTGCGCCTGGCCGTGCCCGCGTTCCTGGCCCTGGTCGCCGAGCCGCTCTTCCTGCTCGCCGACTCCGCGATCGTCGGCAACCTCGGCACCGCCGCGCTGGCCGGTCTCGGGGTCGCCAGCGCCGTGCTGCTCACTGCGGTCAACATCTTCATCTTCCTCGCCTACGGCACCACCGCGGTCGTCGCCCGCCGGCTCGGTGCCGGAGACGAACGGGGCGCGGTCAGCGCCGGCATCGACGGGGTCTGGCTCGCGCTGCTGCTCGGCGCGGTCGGCGCCGCCTTCACCGCTCTGCTCGCGCAGCCGCTGGTCCAGCTCTTCGGCGCCGGCGATGCGGTCGTGGCCGAGGCGGTGACCTACCTGCGCTGGTCGGCCCTCGGCATACCCTCCATGCTCGTCGTGCTCGCCGCGACCGGGGTGCTGCGAGGGCTGCAGGACACGCGGACCCCGCTCGTGGCCTCCGTCGTCGGCTTCACTGGCAACGCGGCGCTCTCGCTGATGCTCGTGCACGGGGTCGGGTGGGGCATCGCCGGCGCCGCGATCGGGACGGTCGTCGCGCAGACCGGTATGGCGCTCGGTCTCGTCCTCGTCGTCGTCCGCGGGGCCCGGCGGCTGGGGTCGTCCCTGACCTTCCACGGCGCGGGCGTGCTGCGGGCGGCGCGGGGGGGCATACCCCTGCTCGTGCGGACCATCGCGCTGCGCGCGGCGCTGCTGCTCACCACCTGGTCGGCCGCCGGGCTGGGCGACGAGCAGCTGGCGGCGCACCAGGTGGCGCTGACGGTATGGTCCACGCTCGCCTTCGCCCTCGACGCGCTGGCCATCGCCGCCCAGGCGCTCACCGGCAAGACCCTGGGTGCCAGCGACGTCACGGGGACGCGGGAGGCGACAGCACTGATGGTGCGGTGGTCGGTGTGGTTCGGCGTGATCCTGGCCGTGCTCATCGTCGCGCTGCACCGCGTCATCCCGCTCGGCTTCAGCCAGGACGCCGACGTGCGGGCCGCCCTGGCCGCGGCCCTGCTCGTCGTGGCGGTCGGCCAGCCGATCGCCGGGATCGCCTTCATCCTGGATGGTGTGCTCATCGGCGCCGGCGACACCCGGTGGTTGGCGTGGGCGCAGACCGCGGCGACCGTGGCCTACCTCCCGATGGTGCTGGGGGTCCGGCTCAGCGGTGTCGACGGCACGACCGGGCTGATCTGGCTGTGGGTCGCCTTCACCGGGTTCATGACCGTGCGCTCGATGCTCATGTGGCGGCGGGCGCGCGGCGAGGCGTGGATGGTGGTCGGCGCCGAGCGGTGA
- the rplI gene encoding 50S ribosomal protein L9 → MKIILTQPVTGLGDAGDVVDVKDGYARNYLLPRKVATAWTKGGQKQVDSIKAARDKRAVKSAEDAAAAKARLEGAEITVEARAGSGGRLFGAVTPGEIAEAIAASGGPEVDKRRIEVRTPIRSVGDHAVHVRLHEDLAADVTVSVVASA, encoded by the coding sequence ATGAAGATCATCCTCACCCAGCCTGTCACCGGCCTCGGTGACGCCGGTGACGTCGTCGACGTCAAGGACGGCTACGCCCGCAACTACCTGCTGCCCCGCAAGGTGGCGACCGCCTGGACCAAGGGCGGCCAGAAGCAGGTCGACTCGATCAAGGCGGCCCGCGACAAGCGGGCCGTGAAGAGCGCCGAGGACGCCGCCGCCGCCAAGGCCCGGCTCGAGGGCGCCGAGATCACCGTCGAGGCCCGCGCCGGGTCCGGTGGCCGCCTCTTCGGTGCCGTCACCCCGGGCGAGATCGCCGAGGCGATCGCCGCCAGCGGTGGCCCCGAGGTCGACAAGCGCCGGATCGAGGTCCGCACCCCGATCCGCAGCGTCGGCGACCACGCCGTGCACGTCCGCCTGCACGAAGACCTCGCCGCCGACGTCACCGTCAGCGTCGTCGCCTCCGCCTGA
- the rpsR gene encoding 30S ribosomal protein S18 — MAKPVMRKPKKKANPLKSAKIESIDYKDTALLRKFISDRGKIRARRVTGVSVQEQRRIAGAVKNAREMALLPYSSSAR; from the coding sequence ATGGCCAAGCCCGTCATGCGCAAGCCGAAGAAGAAGGCGAACCCGCTCAAGTCCGCCAAGATCGAGTCGATCGACTACAAGGACACCGCGCTGCTGCGCAAGTTCATCTCCGACCGCGGCAAGATCCGTGCCCGTCGGGTGACCGGCGTCTCCGTGCAGGAGCAGCGCCGGATCGCCGGTGCCGTGAAGAATGCCCGCGAGATGGCGCTGCTGCCCTACAGCAGCTCCGCCCGCTGA
- a CDS encoding single-stranded DNA-binding protein, whose product MAGETPITVVGNLTADPELRFTPSGAAVANFTVASTPRQFDRQTNEFKDGETLFMRCSVWREAAEHASESLHRGDRVIATGRLVSRSWQTQEGENRTVMEMQVDEVGPSMRYATAQVTKAQRGQGGSGGGWQGGGQQGGQGQGGQGGQQGGYSGGGNAGGQQSGGQQAPANDPWATGGASSTGGNAGNSGGGSGWGGAPSYDEPPF is encoded by the coding sequence ATGGCCGGAGAGACTCCGATCACCGTCGTCGGCAACCTGACCGCCGACCCCGAGCTGCGCTTCACCCCCAGCGGTGCGGCCGTCGCCAACTTCACGGTGGCGTCCACCCCGCGGCAGTTCGACCGCCAGACCAACGAGTTCAAGGACGGCGAGACGCTGTTCATGCGGTGCTCGGTGTGGCGCGAGGCGGCCGAGCACGCGTCGGAGTCGCTGCACCGCGGCGACCGCGTCATCGCGACCGGCCGGCTGGTCTCCCGCTCCTGGCAGACCCAGGAGGGCGAGAACCGCACGGTCATGGAGATGCAGGTCGACGAGGTCGGTCCGTCCATGCGGTATGCCACCGCCCAGGTCACCAAGGCCCAGCGCGGCCAGGGTGGCTCCGGCGGCGGCTGGCAGGGTGGCGGCCAGCAGGGCGGTCAGGGCCAGGGCGGACAGGGTGGTCAGCAGGGCGGCTACTCCGGCGGCGGCAACGCCGGCGGGCAGCAGTCCGGGGGCCAGCAGGCCCCGGCCAACGACCCCTGGGCGACCGGCGGCGCCAGCAGCACCGGCGGCAACGCCGGCAACTCCGGCGGGGGCTCGGGCTGGGGCGGCGCGCCGTCCTACGACGAGCCGCCGTTCTGA
- the rpsF gene encoding 30S ribosomal protein S6: MRQYELMIILDPETDERTLQPTLEKMLAVVGKDGGSVDEIDVMGRRRLAYEIKKQAEGIYAVVNLTAEPATAQELDRQLGLNESVLRTKLLRRDA, encoded by the coding sequence ATGCGTCAGTACGAACTCATGATCATCCTCGACCCCGAGACCGACGAGCGCACGCTCCAGCCCACGCTGGAGAAGATGCTCGCCGTCGTCGGCAAGGACGGTGGCTCCGTCGACGAGATCGACGTCATGGGCCGCCGCCGGCTGGCCTACGAGATCAAGAAGCAGGCCGAGGGCATCTACGCGGTGGTCAACCTCACCGCCGAGCCCGCCACCGCCCAGGAGCTAGACCGCCAGCTGGGCCTCAACGAGTCCGTCCTGCGGACCAAGCTGCTGCGCCGCGACGCCTGA
- a CDS encoding nucleotide sugar dehydrogenase: protein MKIAIAGTGYVGLSLAVVLAQHHEVCALDIDTAKVAEINARRSPIHDPEISDYLATRELDLRATTDPEEAYASAQWVVVATPTDYDTVTNFFDTRSVEAVVADVRRINPGAAIVIKSTIPVGYTEGLREQHPGATILFSPEFLREGRALHDNLHPSRIIVGDTTERGQEFADLLLEGSLHDDVPVLLTGSTEAEAIKLFANTYLAMRVAYFNELDTYAVTRQLDTRQIIEGVGLDPRIGAHYNNPSFGYGGYCLPKDTRQLLANYGTVPQTLITAVVDANTTRMDFIAADILDRHPRRVGIYRLIMKAGSDNFRASSVQGVMSRLQARGVEIVIYEPSFEGETFQGCRVLRDLPAFTEAADVIIANRLDEHSDDFGDKLYTRDLYGRD, encoded by the coding sequence ATGAAGATCGCGATCGCCGGCACCGGCTACGTGGGGCTCTCGTTGGCCGTCGTCCTGGCCCAGCACCACGAGGTGTGCGCGCTGGACATCGACACCGCCAAGGTGGCCGAGATCAACGCGCGCCGCAGCCCGATCCACGACCCCGAGATCAGTGACTACCTCGCGACGCGCGAGCTGGACCTGCGGGCGACCACCGACCCCGAGGAGGCCTACGCGAGTGCGCAGTGGGTGGTGGTGGCGACCCCCACCGACTACGACACGGTGACCAACTTCTTCGACACCCGCAGCGTCGAGGCGGTCGTCGCGGACGTCCGCCGGATCAACCCCGGCGCCGCGATCGTCATCAAGTCCACGATCCCCGTCGGCTACACCGAGGGCCTCCGCGAGCAGCACCCCGGCGCCACCATCCTGTTCAGCCCGGAGTTCCTGCGCGAGGGCCGCGCGCTGCACGACAACCTGCACCCGTCCCGGATCATCGTCGGCGACACCACCGAGCGCGGTCAGGAGTTCGCCGACCTGCTCCTGGAGGGTTCCCTGCACGACGACGTGCCGGTGCTGCTCACCGGCTCCACCGAGGCCGAGGCGATCAAGCTCTTCGCCAACACCTACCTGGCGATGCGCGTCGCCTACTTCAACGAGCTCGACACGTATGCCGTGACCCGCCAGCTCGACACCCGCCAGATCATCGAGGGCGTGGGTCTGGACCCGCGCATCGGGGCGCACTACAACAACCCGAGCTTCGGCTACGGCGGCTACTGCCTGCCCAAGGACACCCGGCAGCTGCTCGCCAACTACGGCACCGTGCCGCAGACCCTCATCACCGCGGTCGTGGACGCCAACACGACCCGGATGGACTTCATCGCCGCCGACATCCTCGACCGGCACCCGCGACGCGTCGGGATCTACCGCCTCATCATGAAGGCCGGGTCCGACAACTTCCGCGCCTCGAGCGTCCAGGGCGTCATGTCGCGGCTCCAGGCGCGCGGGGTCGAGATCGTCATCTACGAGCCCTCCTTCGAGGGCGAGACCTTCCAGGGCTGCCGCGTGCTGCGCGACCTGCCGGCGTTCACCGAGGCGGCCGACGTCATCATCGCCAACCGGCTGGACGAGCACAGCGACGACTTCGGCGACAAGCTCTACACCCGGGACCTCTACGGCCGGGACTGA
- a CDS encoding acyltransferase family protein, with the protein MPRSGGSTGQDRRRDIEGLRAIAVLAVLLYHLRVPGLGGGFAGVDVFFVISGFLITGLLLREVERTGRVSLREFYARRARRLLPAALVVIALTFAASWVVLSPTTRPDLVADVLGSTLYVVNWVLAARSVDYLAEGAGVSPLQHYWSLAVEEQFYFVWPLLVLFGLTLAARSRYAPRRVLLALLATLTVASLVWSVVATAQSPTTAYFVTPTRLWQLGAGALLAFAVPALRRWPPGVAQVMALLGLALVVTTVLAVDSSTPWPGSAALLPVLGSAMVLAAGSTGHPTLVSRVLGLPPMVLLGGLSYSIYLIHWPLLVLVEEQRGALGPVGLTLVGLGTIGLAALMRVLVEDPVRFGSGLAGRPGRTLVAAGTGMAVLSVAAGVAWATRPTLGETTTAGPAALVADPWDSRWELREDPRSAYDTEGPLQPDPALAREDVPTYYDHGCQIQDGVAMFDTSCVYGDPDAETVVALWGDSKLGQYASALDAIALRESWRLEYYLKSACSPTVRGAVAEDCNAFGRATVEELIADPPHLVVIGSGGFEEPEQEGMVEGVRTLIDAGIDVVVVDDNPHPDQAAYECAAEHPRDLLACERRPKDTSGRPFLALVHEATGAPVIDPNPWICPEEDTCPVAIGGQLVYRQGSHITDTYARSLTPFLYRGLAELGLTAASARDIALDDVPARPGDAR; encoded by the coding sequence ATGCCGCGATCGGGTGGTTCAACGGGCCAGGACCGTCGTCGCGACATCGAGGGGTTGCGGGCGATCGCGGTCCTGGCGGTCCTGCTCTACCACCTGCGCGTGCCCGGCCTCGGCGGCGGCTTCGCCGGGGTCGACGTCTTCTTCGTCATCTCCGGCTTCCTCATCACCGGGCTGCTGCTGCGGGAGGTCGAGCGCACCGGCCGGGTCTCGCTGCGCGAGTTCTACGCCCGGCGCGCGCGCCGCCTCCTCCCGGCCGCCCTGGTGGTCATCGCCCTGACCTTCGCCGCCTCCTGGGTGGTGCTGTCCCCGACCACCCGTCCGGACCTGGTCGCCGACGTCCTCGGCTCCACCCTCTACGTCGTCAACTGGGTCCTGGCCGCCCGGTCCGTCGACTACCTCGCCGAGGGCGCCGGGGTCTCCCCGCTGCAGCACTACTGGTCGCTGGCCGTCGAGGAGCAGTTCTACTTCGTCTGGCCGCTGCTCGTCCTGTTCGGGCTGACGCTCGCCGCACGCAGCCGGTATGCCCCCCGCCGGGTCCTGCTCGCGCTGCTCGCCACCCTGACCGTCGCCTCCCTCGTCTGGTCCGTGGTGGCGACCGCGCAGAGCCCGACGACGGCATACTTCGTCACCCCGACGCGGCTGTGGCAACTGGGTGCCGGGGCGCTGCTCGCCTTCGCCGTCCCCGCGCTGCGCCGGTGGCCGCCCGGGGTGGCCCAGGTGATGGCCCTGCTGGGGCTCGCCCTCGTCGTGACGACCGTCCTCGCGGTGGACAGCTCGACACCCTGGCCGGGCTCGGCCGCCCTCCTCCCGGTGCTCGGCAGCGCCATGGTCCTCGCGGCCGGCTCGACGGGACACCCCACCCTGGTGTCTCGGGTGCTGGGCCTGCCGCCGATGGTGCTGCTCGGCGGCCTGTCCTACAGCATCTACCTCATCCACTGGCCGCTGCTCGTGCTGGTGGAGGAGCAGCGCGGGGCGCTCGGGCCGGTCGGCCTCACCCTCGTCGGCCTCGGCACGATCGGGCTCGCCGCGCTCATGCGGGTGCTGGTGGAGGACCCGGTCCGGTTCGGCTCCGGGCTCGCCGGCCGGCCCGGACGGACCCTCGTGGCCGCCGGCACGGGCATGGCCGTGCTGTCAGTCGCCGCCGGTGTGGCCTGGGCGACCCGGCCCACGCTCGGCGAGACGACGACCGCCGGCCCCGCGGCCCTGGTCGCGGACCCGTGGGACTCGCGGTGGGAGCTGCGTGAGGACCCGCGCTCCGCCTACGACACCGAGGGCCCGCTGCAGCCCGATCCCGCGCTGGCTCGCGAGGACGTGCCCACCTACTACGACCACGGCTGCCAGATCCAGGACGGCGTCGCGATGTTCGACACCAGCTGTGTCTACGGCGACCCCGACGCGGAGACGGTGGTCGCGCTGTGGGGCGACTCCAAGCTCGGGCAGTACGCCTCGGCCCTGGACGCCATCGCGCTGCGGGAGTCGTGGCGGCTGGAGTACTACCTCAAGAGCGCCTGCTCCCCGACGGTCCGCGGTGCGGTCGCCGAGGACTGCAACGCCTTCGGCCGCGCCACGGTCGAGGAGCTGATCGCCGACCCGCCGCACCTGGTCGTCATCGGCTCCGGCGGCTTCGAGGAGCCGGAGCAGGAGGGCATGGTCGAAGGGGTGCGCACCCTGATCGATGCGGGGATCGACGTCGTCGTCGTGGACGACAACCCGCACCCCGACCAGGCGGCCTATGAGTGCGCGGCCGAGCACCCGCGCGACCTGCTGGCGTGCGAGCGCCGGCCGAAGGACACCAGCGGGCGGCCCTTCCTCGCGCTTGTGCACGAGGCCACGGGGGCACCGGTGATCGACCCGAACCCGTGGATCTGCCCCGAGGAGGACACCTGCCCGGTGGCGATCGGCGGGCAGCTGGTCTACCGGCAGGGCAGCCACATCACCGACACCTACGCCCGCTCGCTCACCCCCTTCCTCTACCGCGGGCTCGCCGAGCTGGGCCTCACCGCGGCCTCCGCCCGGGACATCGCGCTCGACGACGTTCCGGCACGGCCGGGGGATGCGCGGTGA